A segment of the Aridibaculum aurantiacum genome:
AGAACCTTACTATATCACCTGCTATAAGCGCTTCTTCTGATAATTGCTTTGCTGCTAGATCACCTGACAAACCATGAAGATAAACTCCTAAAACAGCTGCATTCGCCGGTGTATAGCCTTGTGCTAAAAGTGCAGTGATGATACCTGTTAATACATCACCACTGCCGCCAGTAGCCATCCCGGGGTTACCTGTACTATTGAAAATTATTGGTTGATCAGCTTGCGCAATGGCCGTTCTATGTCCTTTCAAAATGATGATCACGCCTAACTCTTCCGCCTTCTTTTTAGCCAATACTAAACGTTCATAATCATTTGAACATTTTCCGAAAAGGCGTTCAAATTCTTTTGGATGTGGCGTAAGTATAGACTGTTGAGGAAGTGATTGTAAGAGATCGTTTCGCTGCGCCAATATGTTCAATGCATCTGCATCCAGAACAAGTGGAGTAGTGGCTTTTTCTAAAAGTAACTCTACCAGTTTAACAGCTTTAGCTGATGTACCCAAACCCGGTCCTATGCAGATACTATTGTACTTAGAAAAATCAACCATTTCATTTCGCATTGCCACCATTGCCTCAGGCACTGCCACCTGCATAATAGGAAGATGTTGTTCATCCAGTAAAGCAGTTACCAAACCTGCACCCGCACGTAAGCATGCTTTAGTGGTTAATAATGCAGCGCCCATTTTTCCTGTTTCACCCGCTATTACAAGGCAATGCCCGTAGGTGCCTTTATGCGAAAAACGTTTGCGTGGCTTATATATTTCTTTTATGAAAGCAGGCTCTACAAGGTGATAATGCGCTTCTTCATTCTTAAAAAATGCCGGATGCAGACCAATAGGCAACACATGAAGCTCGCCGAAAAACTGCTCATTTTCTGGCAATAGAAAACAAAGCTTTGGCACCTGGAAAGTGAGTGTATAATCAGCAACTATAACAGGGTGGGGTATGGTAGAATAGTCTGCAAACATTCCACTTGGCAGATCAATAGAAACAACCCGTGCGCCGGAAGAATTGATGTGTTGCACCAACTGTGCTGAAAGATCCTGCAAAGGCCTGTTAAGGCCTGAGCCGTACAATGCATCTATAACCAAATCATTATTTGATATCTCCGGGAAAAAACTGGGCTCCTGTATGAAGTGAAGCTTTACAGGCAACGCGTGTAACCTGCGAAGGTTGTTTTGGAAATCTGCTGTTCCAACAGTTCCAAATTCAAGGATATATACTTCAGCTTGCAATTTTCGCTCTGCCAACTGTGCTGCTATAGCAAGGCCATCGCCGCCATTGTTGCCTTTACCACAAAAGATCTTAATTGGTTGATCTGTAGGTGCATGCTGGATAATCCAGTTGGTACATTGCAAGGATGCGCGTTCCATCAAAGCCCAGGAGCTGATGGGTTCATTGTCTATAGTGTACTGTTCCCATTCCCTGATTTGATTGGCTGAAAATATCTTCATTGGCCTCAGTTATTGGATAAAGATAACCCGGCACTACATCTTAAATGAGTTAAGCAGAAAAGTATAATTCACTTATTCCACCATGTTCTCATCATCCGCCTGGTTGTTGAAGATTGCGCCAAACTTTTGCCCACTATAAATTGCGCGGTTGAATTTATTTCCAACAATGATGATGGTAACGGTATCGTGAATCATGCGCGTAAAGCTACTGTTGTTGCCATGCCACCAACCATTGTGGTAAACGATCTTTTTGTTGTTGGGCATTAGTACCAAACGCCATCCCATACCATAATTGTGAGAACCTGGTTTTTCAAAGCTTGTAGGTTGTATGGCCTCATCAAGTGTAGCTTCCGTTACAAATTTGTTGGAGTAAAGAGCATCATCCCATAGCAACAGGTCACGCGGAGTAGTGTAAACATTTTTATCACCATAGATGCAGTCCATACTTTCTATGCGTGCAGGCGAATTATCCCAATTGAAACTAGGTACATAATCTGCCGTATCTTTTATAGAGAATACAAAAGTGTTTTGCATGCCAAGCGGAGTAAAAACATTGTTCTTCATATACTCAGGAAAAGGCTGACCTGTTACTTTTTCTACCACCAGTGCCAGTAATGCATAATTCGTATTGCAGTATTGAAATCCGCGATCAGGCTTATTGTACGGCTGCGGCTTCTTTTCTACCAGGAAACGAAGCATATCATGATTGGTTGCAAAATTCTTCTTCCAATGCGGCTCTTTAGGCATCAGGTAAGCGTAGTTTGGCAAGCCACTTCTATGGTTCAGCAACATCTGTACTGTGATGCCTTTATATGGAAAGTCAGGAAAAAAAACCTGAAGTGAATCGTCTAGTTTCAATCTATTCTCTTCCCACAGTTTCATTATAGCCATACCTGTAAATGTCTTCGAAACAGATGCTACGTGAAAAGGTGTATTGGGTGTTATTGTATCCTTGGTTACCAGGTTGAAGTAGCCTCTATAATCTTCCAGTAAAACCTGGCCATTCTTTGCCACTATTATTCCTCCATTGAAGCCTCTTTTTAGTAGGAGGGAATCATACATGCGTTGTACAGATTCGGAGTATTTAGCCTTTTGCTCGTCTGATAGTTTGTTATATAAAGCAACCGTTTGATGGGGTTGGTTTCTCTGCGCGTTTTTTTCGTTCTTCTGTTTGCAGCCAAAAAGTAAAGCAGCAATCAATATATATATAGGATACTTCAAATCAATTTTATTTTCGGCTGAAATTATTGGAATCATGCAGGTTAACATTGTAGAAACTTCCTCTGTGGAATCATTTTCTATGCCATGAAAATGAAACGAAGTTTTCCACATCAAGAAAATGAAATACTTCTACTTGTAATGGCCGGTAATAAAGAAGCAGAAACGGTGATCAGAATAAATTAAAAAAGACTATCAAAACAAATCTTCAAGTCGTTGTTGTTAAACCGCCACTTTCACGCAATCTATCCAGAACTTACCAAGCTTCCCCATTTTATCACACCATTCTTCCAGTGTGTTGGGTTTGTTTACAAAACAACTTGCACCCAATTCATAAGCCTTGTCTATATCTCGTTGGGCTTTAGATGTAGAAAAAATTATAACAGGTATACGACAGAGTTGAGTGTCGGCTTTCAATTCTCTTAATGCTTCAAGGCCGGTTTTGCGAGGCATATTAAGGTCGAGTAAAATCAACTGTGGCAGTTGATCTCTTTCGTGCTGAAGAACAAGTTTTTTCAGGTGCTCCAATAGCAGTTGCCCATCCTGTACATCATTTACATCAATAGGAAATTCATTCTCTACAAAACATTCCTTTGTTAGTTGAATGTCATCAGCATCATCATCTGCAATAAGGATTCGAAAGGGGGTTTCCATGGTTTTTCTGTGTATAGATATCTAAAACTTGGAAAAGAAAATTCTCTCAGGGAAGATAGTAATGGATGCAGCAAAGATAACCTTTGGAATCTTTCGGCGCAACTAGCTTTTAATTTAATTCATACTTTCGCCCGGTTTCCAAACTGCTTTATAAATGAACAACTCCACAACAAGCTATCCGAAAGAGAAGATCAACATTTTGCTTCTTGAAAATATAAGTGATAAAGCAGCAGAAGTATTTACAAACAATGGCTATACCAATGTAAAAAGGCTTTCCGGAGCATTAAGCGAAGATGAACTGGTGAAAGCAATTAAGGATGTTCACTTAATAGGTATAAGAAGTAAAACACGCATCACTGAAAGAGTACTGGATGCCGCAAAAAAACTACAGGCAGTAGGATGCTTTTGTATTGGTGTAAACCAGGTAGATCTGAAAGCTGCAACCAAACATGGTGTAGCAGTTTTCAATGCACCTTACAGCAATACACGAAGTGTGGCCGAATTAGTAATTGGTGCGGCTATAATGCTGATAAGACGAATACCAGATAAGAATAAAGCAGCCCATGAAGGAATTTGGCTGAAAGAAGCAAAAGGCTCCTTTGAATTGAGGGGGAAAACGATAGGTATTGTTGGGTATGGAAATATAGGAAGCCAGTTAAGCGTGATGGCAGAATCACTTGGTATGAAGGTTATCTTTTATGATGTAGAAACAAAGATGCCGCTTGGAAATGCTGTAGATCAAAAATCGTTGAAAGACCTCGTTTCGCAGGCTGATATCATCTCACTGCATGTACCTGAAAATGTAACTACCAATCATCTTATCAATAAGAACATTCTGAAGCGCGTGAAAAAAGGCACCATTATTATCAACTATGCAAGGGGAGGAGTTATAGATCTTGATGCGCTTCGTAAAGCTATAGAAGAAGGACAGGTAGGCGGAGCTGCAGTGGATGTTTTTCCTGTAGAGCCTGAAAAAAATGGCGACAGGTTTGAAAGCCCGCTCCAGGGACTGTCAAATGTTTTACTTACTCCTCATATTGGTGGAAGCACTGAAGAAGCGCAGCAAAATATTGGAGAAGATGTAAGTAATAAAATGTTTCATTTCTTGGAAAAAGGTATTACAAATGGCTCGCATACTGTACCTGTACTTAGTTTGCCACCACAGGAAGGTGCTCACCGCATTTTACATATTCATAATAACGTTCCGGGTGTACTTGGCGAAATCAATACAACGCTTTCAAAAAACAACATCAATATCGTTGGGCAATACCTAAAGACAAATGATGAGATTGGCTACGTTGTGCTGGATGTAGATAAGAAGCTGTCTGCCCATGCAAATCAACTTTTGAAGGATGTAAAAGAGACCATCAAAGTCAGGTTGCTTTATTAGAAAGATTGGCTGCGACGAGGACCACAGCAGCCTACTTCAATTTTATCTTAAACTACTGGTACTAACATTTGCACATACTATTGGTACCCGTAGTATAACTTCTTTATACCTGAGCTTTTTCGTGATCTAGTTTTTCAACAATTAGATTCGGCTCAGTCTACCAATTCTCACCGTCTTCTCTGCCATTGATATTTTATTTTCCTCGTATTCGTTTACATGAAGCTTTTTATCTTCATAAAGCTTTTGTATTCAGCTAAATAAACCGGCATAACAATACCTACTACTGCCAAATGTAGTGGCAAGGCCTTTGCATCTTTACCATATTCTTACAACCACATGCACACATTTGTGCATGACACATTAATAGTAGACAGATGAAAATTGTAATTATAGGAGCTGGTTTTGCCGGCCTCAAACTAGCAAGGAGCCTCAACAACAAACCAGGATTCGAAGTTCTATTACTGGAAAAATTCAACTACCACCAATTTCAGCCATTGTTTTACCAGGTGGCTACGGCAGGACTTGATGCCAGTAACATTTCTTTCCCCCTGCGTAAAGCATTTCAAAGAAGTAAGAATGTGCGCATACGGATGGCCAAGGTTGAAGAAATAAAAACCCATGAGCAGGTAGTTGTAACAAATATTGGAGAATTTGAATATGATAGAGTAGTGATTGCTTCCGGAGCTGATACCAACTGGTTTGGAAACCAAAAGTTGATTGACAATGCTTATGGTATGAAGTCTACGGTGGAGGCATTACAGATACGCCATAAGTTGCTCCAGAATTTTGAAGATGTAGTAAAATCGACAGACCCGCTGGAGAGAAAGCGGCTAATGAATATAGTGGTTGTTGGCGGTGGTCCAACAGGAGTGGAGATGGCAGGTGCCATTGCAGAAATGAGAAAATATGTGCTGCCACGCGACTACCCGGAAATTGATTTCGCAGATATGAATATTTTCTTGCTGGAAGGCGGTCCGAAAACGCTGGGTCCAATGAGCGAGAAATCAAGTGAACAGTCGCAGCGATATTTGGAAAGACTGGGCGTCATTGTAAGAACAAACACCATTCTTAAAGATTATGATGGAGACACCGCCATACTTAGTACGGGTGATACAATAGAAACATCTACAGTGATTTGGGCAGCGGGTGTACGTGGAAACGTGCCTAAAGGCATTGATCCAAGTTTAGTAGTTCGCGGCAACCGAATAAAAGTAGACCGCTTCAATAAAGTTTTAGGCACAGAAAATATATATGCTTTGGGTGACGTCGCTTATATGGAAACGCCTAAATATCCAACAGGTCATCCACAGGTAGCGAATGTTGCCATCAATCAAGCGAAAAACCTTGCTAACAACCTCAGGTGGGAAGAAATGAAAAGCTCAAAGAACCTGAAGGAATTTGAATACCATGATAAAGGTAGTATGGCAACGGTCGGCCGCAACCTGGCTGTTGTTGACATTCCGCGACCTAAACTTCATTTCGGTGGGTTCTTTGCGTGGCTTATCTGGATGGGTCTTCACCTGGTGCTTATACTGGGGGTAAAAAACAGGTTGGTTGTCTTCATTAACTGGGTGTACAATTACATTACTTACGACCAAAGCCTCAGGTTGATATTTAATGAGTTTTGTCGTCCGCGTAAAAAGACAGAACAAGAAGAACCCCAGCAGAAACATACTTTGGAAACAGCCCGGTAAAACAACGCACGTAGTTTATGATAATAAAAAAGAACCTCCATGTATTTGGTTCTGCTGGCCGGGTTATGTTAACGGATGTCTTTTTAGTGCCTGATCAAACAGCTAAACCAATAATCATCTACGCACATGGTTTCAATGGCTTTAAAGACTGGGGAAATTTTGATGTTGTAGCAAAACAATTTGCAGAGGCTGGATTTGTGTTTGTAAAATTCAACTTTTCCCATAACGGGACTACCATTGATAAGCCGGAAGATTTTGAAGACCTGGAGGCGTTTAGCCAAAACAATTACACTAAAGAACTGAACGACCTGAAGATGGTCATTGATTGGGTGCAGGAAACCAATGAAATTCCTACTAATGAAGCCAATACTGGAGCGATATATTTGATTGGCCATAGCCGTGGCGGCGGAGTTACCATTTTAAAAGCAGCCGAAGACAGCCGCGTAAAAAAACTTGTAACCTGGGCGTCCGTGATAGAATGTAAAACTCCATGGGGAAAATGGCCTGACGAACGTTTAGAAGCCTGGAAAGAAAATGAATTGGAATATTACCCTAATAGCCGAACCGGTCAACAAATGCCGCTGCATTACCAGCTGTACAAAGATTATGAAATGAATAAGCTCAGGCTAAATATTCAACAAGCAATCGTGTCGCTTAATATTCCAGTTTTACTAATTCATGGTACAGCTGATGAAGCTGTACCAATTGAAGCCGGAAAAATGTTGAAGCACTGGCAGCCAACAGCTAAATTTTTAGAAATAGATACGGATCATGTTTTTGGTCGTAGTCACCCGGCTGCAAATGATGATTTGCCTGAAGCAATGAAGCAAGTGGTCAATGCAAGCATCAGTTTCTTGAAGTGATTTTTCCTATAATTAATATTATGTTAAGTAGCCTTTATGAAAGAAAAGCCGCTTAATCAGCGGCTTTCTCTTCTATTAATACTTTGTATCGTAGAACTTCAATTTCTTATCGAACTTGTCGTAAGCTGCATCATTACCTTTTGAACGCTCTCTTTTATATTCATATAAAGAAGCAAGGAATTTAGCAGATGTTTTCTGGCTATTGGTTTCTATCCTGTCTTTGTTTTCTTTAGCATTCAGTACACGGTAAGATCTCTCCAACCAGTCGATGCTCTTATCAGCAGCGGCATCAGCATGTTTATCAGCTTGTGCTCTTTTTGCTTTGATATCGGCTGTTGTACCTTTTATGTTACGTGCTTTGTCAGCTGCATCTTCCCACAAAGAATAAGTGGTAACTCCAACATTATAAATAGCTAGTGCATTGGTGCTATCTTTTTCTGCAGACTTAGTGAAAGCCTCTATTGACTTTTGCAGGTATTTAATTTTGTCAGCATCATTCAGGTCACGAATCTTTTTATCGCTCACAAAAAAGTTACCGTAATCGAATAGTTGCTGTGCGCTAAGGCTGTTGTTAGCTAGTTCTGTATCGAATTGTTTAGCTACATCTTCCAGAGATAATGTTCCGGTTTTGTATTCGAATTCCAGGTCAGCCCAATATGGCTTTTCAGGATACATTTCTTTACTTATCGCCAGGTATTTGTTGAAATCAGCGTCTTGCTTTTGAGCAGAAAAATAGTTAGGAAGGAAAACATAGATATGCTCATAATCTTGTCCTTTCACTTTTCTGTCAGCCAATTCCTTATAGTACCTGATTGCCTGGTCTTCTTTCTTTGCATTTTGTGCAGCGATACCTGCAAACAAGTAAGCCGTTGTATCAAACTGGGTGTTTGTCCACTTCCTTTTGATCATCAGGTCACTTACATCAGCAAGGTGACGGAAATTTTCAAAAGCTTGGTCCCATGTTTTAGAATTGTAATTTTTTACACCTTCGTCAAAGAATGAACGGTAGATGTCATTCAATCCTACAAAACCAGCTTCTGCAAGCTTCTTGTTTTCAGGATCCAATTCAAGGTAACGGTTCAATGCAGTGAATGCTTCTTTACTTGCATTAGGATATTTGGCCCTCATTGCTTCGTTACCAGCTAGCATTCCATAAACCTGAGTCTTTAGCATCCATGCTTCTGCATTAGATTGACCTTTGGGATCAGCTACAAGTTTATCTACTTCAGTCTTTGCATCTTCCAATTTTTCAGGAGCAGCACCTGGTAACTGACTTAGGGTTACTGCAGTCTTCGCTTTCTTCAGATCCTGTGCTACTAAGCCTGTAAAAGCAAAAAATAACAGTGCAACGGCAAGCGTTATTTTTTTCATATTAGAGTGTGTTTTATAGATTTTCTGAATTGTTTTCTTCTGTATTATCTTCTTGATTATCAGCAGCTTCATCAGCATTACCTACTATTTCTCCTTCGGCTGCCGCAGCTCCTTCTATTTTGTCAAGTGCTTCGTTCTCGGCATCTATGGAAGTTTCAGTAAGCACAATTGCTTCTTCCTGTTCTTGTATTTTGGAAATAGCTGCTATTTCATCTTTTTCATCAATACGTATCAGTTTTACTCCTTGGGTAGCTCTACCTGCTTCACGTATATCAGCTATACTTGTTCTGATAGTTATTCCAGACTTACAAGTTATTACCAGGTCTTCTTTGCCGCTTACGTCCAAAATTCCTACCAAGCTACCTGTTTTGTCTGTAACACTTATGGTTTTAACACCTTTACCACCACGATTGGTGATCCGGTATTCATCAACTGCTGTACGCTTTCCAAAACCTTTTTCACTAACTACTAAGATGGTTTTGCTGGTGTCGTCCTGATGGACACAAATCATACCAATTACTTCATCCTTTTCGTCTTCTACTTCTATACCGAAAACTCCGATCGCACCACGACCTGTAGGACGTACCTTTTCTTCAGGAAAACGGATGGCTCTACCGCTTTTAACCGCCATCATCACTTCACATTTACCATCAGTCAGGCGCGCTTCTATCAGTTGATCGCCTTCCATGATGTTGATGGCATTTACACCATTTGCACGTGGACGGCTGAATTCTTCTAACAGTGTCTTTTTGATGATACCACGTTTAGTGCAAAGCAGGATATAGTGGTTATTTATGTATTCCTTATCAGATAGATCTTTAATGTCGATGATAGCACGCACCTTATCATCCTGCGGCAATTGCATCAGGTTTTGAATAGCACGCCCTTTACTGGTCTTATCCCCTTCCGGTATCTCGTACACCTTCATCCAGAAACAACGTCCTTTTTCGGTGAAGAACATGAGCGTATGGTGGGTAGATGCTACAAAAAGATGTTCAACAAAGTCCTCTTCACGGGTGCGGCTTCCAATGGAGCCACGGCCACCTCTTTTTTGCTGGCGGTACTCGTCAGAAGATGTTCTTTTAATGTATCCTAAATGTGAGATAGTGATCACAACATCCTCTTCCTCAATGAGATCTTCAATTCTCATCTCATTTGATAAGAATGAAATTTCACTTCTTCTCTTATCTCCAAACTTATCTTTTACCTCTTGCAGTTCAGTCTTTATAAGGTCATAACGCAGCGCTTCACTACCTAATAATTCCTGTAAACGAGCTATCAATTGCATCAGGCTATCATATTCTTCTTTGATCTTTTCACGCTCCATGCCTGTCAGTCTCTGCAGTCGCAGTTCCAGGATAGCTTTAGCTTGAATTTCATCAATTCCCCAACCAGCATTCATCAAGCTTTCCCTTGCCTGGTCAGGTGTAGCAGATGCCCTGATAAGTCTTATCACCTCATCAAGATGATCAAGAGCAATGAGATAACCTTGTAAAATATGTGCTCTTTCCTGCGCCTTTCTCAGCTCGTACTGAGTACGGCGGATGACCACATCCATCCTGAAGTCAACGAACTCAACGATGAGTTCTTTCAGGTTCATCGTTTTAGGACGACCTTTCGTAAGTGCCACATTGTTGATACCGTAGCTGGTCTGTAGTTCAGTAAACTTGTATAACTGGTTGATGATCACGTTGGCAACAGCATCGCGGCGAAGATCTACCACGATACGGGTGCCTTCGCGCTTGTTACTTTCGTTGTTTACGTGGGCAATTCCTTCAATGGTTTTATCATTCACTAGCTGACCGATCTTATCAGTAAGCGCGTCACGGTTTACCTGGTAAGGTACCTCAGTGATCACGATCTGCTCACGTCCGCTGGCTTTGGTATCTACATGGCATTTTCCACGTACCACTACCCTTCCGCGGCCGGTCATCATTCCCTGCTTCACGCCTTCCATACCGTAGATGATACCGCCAGTAGGGAAAT
Coding sequences within it:
- a CDS encoding NAD(P)H-hydrate dehydratase encodes the protein MKIFSANQIREWEQYTIDNEPISSWALMERASLQCTNWIIQHAPTDQPIKIFCGKGNNGGDGLAIAAQLAERKLQAEVYILEFGTVGTADFQNNLRRLHALPVKLHFIQEPSFFPEISNNDLVIDALYGSGLNRPLQDLSAQLVQHINSSGARVVSIDLPSGMFADYSTIPHPVIVADYTLTFQVPKLCFLLPENEQFFGELHVLPIGLHPAFFKNEEAHYHLVEPAFIKEIYKPRKRFSHKGTYGHCLVIAGETGKMGAALLTTKACLRAGAGLVTALLDEQHLPIMQVAVPEAMVAMRNEMVDFSKYNSICIGPGLGTSAKAVKLVELLLEKATTPLVLDADALNILAQRNDLLQSLPQQSILTPHPKEFERLFGKCSNDYERLVLAKKKAEELGVIIILKGHRTAIAQADQPIIFNSTGNPGMATGGSGDVLTGIITALLAQGYTPANAAVLGVYLHGLSGDLAAKQLSEEALIAGDIVRFLGEAYKKIRSLS
- a CDS encoding serine hydrolase domain-containing protein, whose protein sequence is MYDSLLLKRGFNGGIIVAKNGQVLLEDYRGYFNLVTKDTITPNTPFHVASVSKTFTGMAIMKLWEENRLKLDDSLQVFFPDFPYKGITVQMLLNHRSGLPNYAYLMPKEPHWKKNFATNHDMLRFLVEKKPQPYNKPDRGFQYCNTNYALLALVVEKVTGQPFPEYMKNNVFTPLGMQNTFVFSIKDTADYVPSFNWDNSPARIESMDCIYGDKNVYTTPRDLLLWDDALYSNKFVTEATLDEAIQPTSFEKPGSHNYGMGWRLVLMPNNKKIVYHNGWWHGNNSSFTRMIHDTVTIIIVGNKFNRAIYSGQKFGAIFNNQADDENMVE
- a CDS encoding response regulator yields the protein METPFRILIADDDADDIQLTKECFVENEFPIDVNDVQDGQLLLEHLKKLVLQHERDQLPQLILLDLNMPRKTGLEALRELKADTQLCRIPVIIFSTSKAQRDIDKAYELGASCFVNKPNTLEEWCDKMGKLGKFWIDCVKVAV
- the serA gene encoding phosphoglycerate dehydrogenase, with amino-acid sequence MNNSTTSYPKEKINILLLENISDKAAEVFTNNGYTNVKRLSGALSEDELVKAIKDVHLIGIRSKTRITERVLDAAKKLQAVGCFCIGVNQVDLKAATKHGVAVFNAPYSNTRSVAELVIGAAIMLIRRIPDKNKAAHEGIWLKEAKGSFELRGKTIGIVGYGNIGSQLSVMAESLGMKVIFYDVETKMPLGNAVDQKSLKDLVSQADIISLHVPENVTTNHLINKNILKRVKKGTIIINYARGGVIDLDALRKAIEEGQVGGAAVDVFPVEPEKNGDRFESPLQGLSNVLLTPHIGGSTEEAQQNIGEDVSNKMFHFLEKGITNGSHTVPVLSLPPQEGAHRILHIHNNVPGVLGEINTTLSKNNINIVGQYLKTNDEIGYVVLDVDKKLSAHANQLLKDVKETIKVRLLY
- a CDS encoding NAD(P)/FAD-dependent oxidoreductase, with the translated sequence MKIVIIGAGFAGLKLARSLNNKPGFEVLLLEKFNYHQFQPLFYQVATAGLDASNISFPLRKAFQRSKNVRIRMAKVEEIKTHEQVVVTNIGEFEYDRVVIASGADTNWFGNQKLIDNAYGMKSTVEALQIRHKLLQNFEDVVKSTDPLERKRLMNIVVVGGGPTGVEMAGAIAEMRKYVLPRDYPEIDFADMNIFLLEGGPKTLGPMSEKSSEQSQRYLERLGVIVRTNTILKDYDGDTAILSTGDTIETSTVIWAAGVRGNVPKGIDPSLVVRGNRIKVDRFNKVLGTENIYALGDVAYMETPKYPTGHPQVANVAINQAKNLANNLRWEEMKSSKNLKEFEYHDKGSMATVGRNLAVVDIPRPKLHFGGFFAWLIWMGLHLVLILGVKNRLVVFINWVYNYITYDQSLRLIFNEFCRPRKKTEQEEPQQKHTLETAR
- a CDS encoding alpha/beta hydrolase family protein, yielding MIIKKNLHVFGSAGRVMLTDVFLVPDQTAKPIIIYAHGFNGFKDWGNFDVVAKQFAEAGFVFVKFNFSHNGTTIDKPEDFEDLEAFSQNNYTKELNDLKMVIDWVQETNEIPTNEANTGAIYLIGHSRGGGVTILKAAEDSRVKKLVTWASVIECKTPWGKWPDERLEAWKENELEYYPNSRTGQQMPLHYQLYKDYEMNKLRLNIQQAIVSLNIPVLLIHGTADEAVPIEAGKMLKHWQPTAKFLEIDTDHVFGRSHPAANDDLPEAMKQVVNASISFLK
- the gyrA gene encoding DNA gyrase subunit A, with translation MEENIKPLETNDNDRIIQVNIEEQMKTAYIDYSMSVIVGRALPDARDGFKPVHRRVLYAMNELGNFSNRAYKKSARIVGEVMGKYHPHGDSSIYDTLVRMAQDWTMRYTMVDGQGNFGNQDGDPPAAMRYTEVRLHRIAESMLDDIEKETVDFQLNFDDSLQEPVVLPTRIPQLLVNGSSGIAVGMATNMLPHNLSEVVDGCVAYIDNKEITIEELMVHVKAPDFPTGGIIYGMEGVKQGMMTGRGRVVVRGKCHVDTKASGREQIVITEVPYQVNRDALTDKIGQLVNDKTIEGIAHVNNESNKREGTRIVVDLRRDAVANVIINQLYKFTELQTSYGINNVALTKGRPKTMNLKELIVEFVDFRMDVVIRRTQYELRKAQERAHILQGYLIALDHLDEVIRLIRASATPDQARESLMNAGWGIDEIQAKAILELRLQRLTGMEREKIKEEYDSLMQLIARLQELLGSEALRYDLIKTELQEVKDKFGDKRRSEISFLSNEMRIEDLIEEEDVVITISHLGYIKRTSSDEYRQQKRGGRGSIGSRTREEDFVEHLFVASTHHTLMFFTEKGRCFWMKVYEIPEGDKTSKGRAIQNLMQLPQDDKVRAIIDIKDLSDKEYINNHYILLCTKRGIIKKTLLEEFSRPRANGVNAINIMEGDQLIEARLTDGKCEVMMAVKSGRAIRFPEEKVRPTGRGAIGVFGIEVEDEKDEVIGMICVHQDDTSKTILVVSEKGFGKRTAVDEYRITNRGGKGVKTISVTDKTGSLVGILDVSGKEDLVITCKSGITIRTSIADIREAGRATQGVKLIRIDEKDEIAAISKIQEQEEAIVLTETSIDAENEALDKIEGAAAAEGEIVGNADEAADNQEDNTEENNSENL